DNA from Sphingomonas sp. SUN039:
CAATTTTTATACAATGACCCTTGCCGCTGAAATTCTTCGTGTCCTTCACTTCGATGCCGCAGGCGATGTCGTCGGCGTTACCGAGCATAGCGACGACGATCCCGGACGGGTCTCGCTACCGATCCGCCGCATCATCCGCGATGCGCTTGCCTTCGATACGTCTGCGCTGGTGCTGTCGCACAATCATCCCGGCGGCGATCCGCAGCCGAGTCGGGCGGATATTGCCGCAACGAACCTTTTGATCCGCGTGACATCGGCACTGGATATCAGAGTCCACGACCATATCGTCACCGGCGCGGGCAAATACTTCAGTTTCCGCGCGGCAGGACTGATCTAGCCAAGTTCGGCAACCAGCAGTTTGTCGATCTTGCGCCCGTCCATATCGACGATTTCGAAGCGGTGCCCGTCGAATTCGAAATGATCGCCGGTACCGGGCAGACGTTTGAGTTCGGCCAGCGCCAGCCCCGCCACCGTCGCATAATCGCGGTCCTCGGGCAGGGTCAGTCCGATGCGTTCGGCAAGCAAGTCGGCCGCCCACCAGCCCGAGACGAGCAGACTGCCGTCCTCGCGCTCGACGACCGGGGGATCGTCGCCCTCGTCCTGATCCGACACGAAATCGCCCGCGATCGACGACAACAGGTCGGCGGGCGTCACGATCCCCTCGAGATGCCCGTATTCGTCATGGACCAGCGCCATCGGCACATCGGCGCGGCGCAGCGCCTCCAGCGTGTCCATGGCGTCGACCTGATCGGGAACAATGGGAGCCTGGCGCATCAGCGCACGCAAGTCGATATCGTGTCCGGCGATCAACGCGCGGACGATGTCGCGCGCCTGGACGATGCCGACGACCTTGTCGACCGACCCTTCGGCCACGGGCACGCGGCTGTGCGGCAGTTCGGCAAGGATCGCCATCAGTGCGGCGCGGTCGGCATCGACATCGATCCAGTCGATTTCGGTGCGTGGCGTCATCACTTCGCGCACCGGCCGGTCGGCAAGGCGGACGACACCAGAAATGATCGCGCGCTCGCTTTCCTCGATCACGCCCGATTTCGACGCCTCGGCAACGATCAGGTGCAGTTCCTCGGCCGTGACATGATCCTCGGATTCGCGGTTTAGGCCGAGCAGGCGGAAGACGAGCGCGCTGGTCGAATCGAGCAGCCAGACGAGCGGCGCGGTCGCTTTCGACAGCCACAACATCGGCCGCGCGACGAACGCGGCAATCGGCTCGGGCGACCGCAGTGCGAATTGCTTGGGCACAAGCTCACCGACGATCAGCGAAACGAATGTCGTGATGACGATGACAAGACCGAAGCCCAGCGTCGCGGCGGTTTCATGGGCGATCCCGAATCGTTCGAGCCGCTCGCCGGTCGGCCCACCGAGACTCGCGCCCGAATAGGCGCCCGCCAATATGCCGATCAGGGTAATCCCGATCTGTGCGGTCGACAGCAGCTTGCCGGGGTCTGCCGCCAGATCGAGCGCGACACGGGCTCCACCGGCACCCCTGCGCGCCATAGCCTCGAGCCGCGGCTTGCGCGCCGAGACCACGGCGAGTTCGGACATCGCGAACACGCCGTTGAGCGCGATCAGCGCAACGATGATGGCAACATCGGTCCAGGGATAGGGCGAGAGCGCGGGCGCTGACATGATGTGCACCCAGCAATGCCGGTTTTGCGGGCAGGGGGCAACCTTATCGACGCGCGGCGAAGAAATCTCTGAGCAATGCTGCCGCCGCCGATTCGCCGACCCCGCCCAGTACTTGCGGGCGGTGGTGGCAGGTCGGCTGCGCGAATACCCGCGCGCCATGATCGACGCCGCCGCCCTTGGGATCGGGCGCGGCATAGACCAGCCGGTCCATCCGGGCATGGGCAATGGCCCCGGCACACATCGCGCAGGGTTCGAGCGTGACCCACAGCTCGCACCCCGTCAGCCGGTCGGTTTCCAGCGCCGCACAGGCGCGGCGAATCGCCACGATTTCGGCATGGGCGCTCGGGTCGAGGTCGCGACGGGTGCGGTTGACGCCTTCGCCGATAATCTTGCCGCCGCACGTCACGACGGCCCCCACCGGTACTTCGCCGTCGCGCGCCGCCTCGGCGGCCAGGTCCAATGCACGGCGCATCGGGTCGGGAAGCGGGAAGGTCATTGCCATCGCTTAGAGGGTGCGCGGTTGACGCGGCAACCCTTTGCCGATATGCGCGCCGCCTTTCAGAGCAACCACGAATTTCAGGATTACGAGCGATGGCACGCGTTTGCGAACTGACCGGCAAGGGTCGCCAGGTGGGACACAATGTGAGCCACGCCAACAACAAGACCAAGCGGACCTTCCTGCCCAATTTGCAGAACGTCACGCTGCTGTCGGATACGCTGGGCGAAGGCGTCAAGCTGCGCGTCTCGACGAGCGGCCTGCGCAGCGTCGAGCATGTCGGCGGCCTCGATAACTGGCTGGCCAAGACGAGCGACGACAAGCTGAGCCTCAAGGTCCAGCGCCTGAAGCGCAAGATCGCCAAGGCGAGCGTGCCGGTCGCCGCTTAAGGCGTTACGGCGCGCGGCGGATCGAGGGCAAATTTGAGCAGGTAGGTTCCCTGCCAGCTCATGAAATTGTCGTCCGAAATCATCCAGACAATGGGGCGACCGTCTTCGACGGTGACCGCCAGCCCTTCGAAATTGTCGTGTAGCGTCGGCGGGGCCAGTACCGCGACCGGCGTACTTGCCACCGGCGCGGCGCTGTCGAGCACCGCCGGATCGAACACCGTCAGGACCGACGTGAACCGTTCGGCAATCCCGAAACGCCGGTTGAGCACCAGCACACGCCCGTCGGGCAGTTGTGCGGCATCGGTCGGGCTATAGCCCGCCGGCGGGATATAGGATCGCGCGACAACCGGCGTTGCCGGACTGTCGGGGTCGCCGCTGAACACGAGTAACGGACGCAGCGCCATACCTTTGGGAGCATCCTCCGCAAACACCAGCAAGCGACCGTCGTTCAGCCGGACCATTGCCTCGGCTCCGTTCACGCGATTCCATTTGGCCATCGCCGGGGGCCGGACCAAACTGAGCGTCCGCGTGAAATCGGGCGTGACCTTGCACAGCCGGTTATCGACTTCATAGCCGATCCACCAGCCGCTGCGGTCGCGGGAAAGCGATTCGCTGTCGCGCTGCCGCTTGTCGTCCTGCCGTCCGCAGCCGCCGGGCAACGGATCGATGCGCGCCTCAACCGCACGCCCGAACGACGTCAGCCGAAAGCGGAGCACCGAGCCATAGTCGCCGATGGCGGTAATGCGGTCGCCATCGATGGACAGCGCCGACCAGCTCCCGAACTGGTGCGACCGGCTGGTCAGCTTCCACCCGGCGAGCAGTGTCAGCTGTCCCGCCCGCGTTCGCGCCGGGTCGTCGGGCTGCAGCGTAACCGGCGTCGAGACGATGGTGACGTCTTCGTGCACCACCGGCGACAGCGACGAACTGCGTGCGCCGCCGATGACGAGCAGCGGCAGGAACACGATCGAGGTCCGGAAGCGCCGCATCGCACCACCTCATAGTGTCTCAAAGCCGACACGAAAGGGGGGCGCGCAAAGCTGAACGACGCCTAACACGCCCGTTCAGCCTTGCGCCACGGCGACTCGCCTAGACCGGTTTCACAGTCAGAGGAGACCGACGATGAAAAAGATGATCCACACTGCCGTGCTGGCCAGCGTCGCCGCCGTCGGCTTCGCTGCCACCCCCGCGATGGCGCAACGCGGTTACGATTACGGTGCCCGCAACGATACCTATCGTCCCGGCGACTATTACCGCGGCAACGGCTACGACAACCGGAGTTACGACAATCGCGGTTATGACAGCCGCTACGACGATCGGCGTTACGACAACCGAAGCTACAGCCGCGACTATCAGCGCTGCCGCAGCAATTCGGGCACGACCGGCACGATTCTCGGCGCGATCGCCGGCGGTCTGCTCGGCCGTGAGATCGGACGCGGCGGGTACCGGAACCAGCCGAGCACGACCGGCCTGATCCTGGGTGCCGGTGCCGGTGCGCTGGCAGGCCGCGCCATCGAAAAAAGCTCGAACTGCAACAACGGCTACCGCCGCTAAACGCTGCGCACGTAAATCCCTCGGGTCGCGTATCGAGGGTCAGGGACCGGGGAGCGCAAGCTTCCCGGTCCTGCTTTGCGACCGACAGGCACGAACGCCATACGCGCGCCCCTTACCGCATGATGACGACGGCATCGTCAGGAACCGTACGGTCCCACAGCGGTGCCCAGGCCGACCTTCGGCTTTTGGACAACCACATCTTGCGCGACGACCCGTCCGGCACGTTGACCACCGCCTCGCCCATCGGTCTGCCGATGCCGACAGAATAGCCGAACTTCTTCGAGGCGCAGGGTCCGACCTTGCCCGCCGCTGCCCGGACAAGGAGCGAGACCCGAGGGCGCGTGAGGGTCCACCAGAGCTGGCACTCGAGACGTAGATCGCCGATTCTCCGGGCGTCCGTTCGCGATCCCGGCGACATCACGCCGATCCGCAATCCCGTTGCGGGCGGCCCCGAGGACAGGATCAAACTGTGCTTGCCGTCTTCGCCAAGCGGCGGAAACGCAAAACTGCCGTCGGCGGCCACTTCGAACTCGGTCGTCTCGTCACTGCCTTCGGCGATGGTATAGGCCCTTCGACCGTCGACCACGGGAGACGTTATCCTCATCCGTATCGTCGCTCGCGGTGCCAGCACCGGGCCGAGCCTGGCAAAGGCCGTCCGGAGATCGGCCAGATCCCGCGGGTTCAGCAAAGTGAGCGGCGTAAGCCCGAGGACGACGATTTCCTGGCTGTACTGCGGATCGGTCGCCGCATCGGTCGTCACCGGCGCGGGAGCCTGGGCCCCCGCTTCGCCGCCGGAAAGCGACGCCGTCGCGACGGCGACCGCGAACAGTGCCCGCCCCAAGGTGCGCTCGAACACCGTCTTCAAGTCAACAAATCCATGGAAATCATCTCTGCATGCTCCTCGGGGGTGGCCGCTATCTCGTCCGACCCCCGCCCGGTTTCCGCAACCGAGACGTGTCTGAGCAACGCTGCCAAACGCCCGCTCACCTTGCGTAACCGACGGGCAAAGCGGTCGTAAAGATAGGTATCGTCATCCTCGAACTCGATCACCCTGAATCGAAAATGGTTGAACGCGTTGGCTTCGCTTGCGCCGGTCCGGGATTTTGCGACCGACCTGGGGGCGAAGTTGATATACTGGTTGGCATATCTCAGAGCTTCCCACGGCTGGACATCGATCCTTATCGCCGCCTCGAGCGGCTGCCAGAGTTTTGCACATGCCGAAGCCTCGCTGTCGTCGGCAACGTCGATCGGC
Protein-coding regions in this window:
- a CDS encoding esterase-like activity of phytase family protein, coding for MRRFRTSIVFLPLLVIGGARSSSLSPVVHEDVTIVSTPVTLQPDDPARTRAGQLTLLAGWKLTSRSHQFGSWSALSIDGDRITAIGDYGSVLRFRLTSFGRAVEARIDPLPGGCGRQDDKRQRDSESLSRDRSGWWIGYEVDNRLCKVTPDFTRTLSLVRPPAMAKWNRVNGAEAMVRLNDGRLLVFAEDAPKGMALRPLLVFSGDPDSPATPVVARSYIPPAGYSPTDAAQLPDGRVLVLNRRFGIAERFTSVLTVFDPAVLDSAAPVASTPVAVLAPPTLHDNFEGLAVTVEDGRPIVWMISDDNFMSWQGTYLLKFALDPPRAVTP
- a CDS encoding hemolysin family protein, whose protein sequence is MSAPALSPYPWTDVAIIVALIALNGVFAMSELAVVSARKPRLEAMARRGAGGARVALDLAADPGKLLSTAQIGITLIGILAGAYSGASLGGPTGERLERFGIAHETAATLGFGLVIVITTFVSLIVGELVPKQFALRSPEPIAAFVARPMLWLSKATAPLVWLLDSTSALVFRLLGLNRESEDHVTAEELHLIVAEASKSGVIEESERAIISGVVRLADRPVREVMTPRTEIDWIDVDADRAALMAILAELPHSRVPVAEGSVDKVVGIVQARDIVRALIAGHDIDLRALMRQAPIVPDQVDAMDTLEALRRADVPMALVHDEYGHLEGIVTPADLLSSIAGDFVSDQDEGDDPPVVEREDGSLLVSGWWAADLLAERIGLTLPEDRDYATVAGLALAELKRLPGTGDHFEFDGHRFEIVDMDGRKIDKLLVAELG
- the rpmB gene encoding 50S ribosomal protein L28 codes for the protein MARVCELTGKGRQVGHNVSHANNKTKRTFLPNLQNVTLLSDTLGEGVKLRVSTSGLRSVEHVGGLDNWLAKTSDDKLSLKVQRLKRKIAKASVPVAA
- a CDS encoding nucleoside deaminase, whose amino-acid sequence is MAMTFPLPDPMRRALDLAAEAARDGEVPVGAVVTCGGKIIGEGVNRTRRDLDPSAHAEIVAIRRACAALETDRLTGCELWVTLEPCAMCAGAIAHARMDRLVYAAPDPKGGGVDHGARVFAQPTCHHRPQVLGGVGESAAAALLRDFFAARR
- a CDS encoding JAB domain-containing protein; this translates as MTLAAEILRVLHFDAAGDVVGVTEHSDDDPGRVSLPIRRIIRDALAFDTSALVLSHNHPGGDPQPSRADIAATNLLIRVTSALDIRVHDHIVTGAGKYFSFRAAGLI